In the Caballeronia sp. LZ062 genome, one interval contains:
- a CDS encoding DNA topoisomerase IV subunit B, translated as MSAKAAGYSEASIKVLKGLEPVKQRPGMYTRTENPLHIVQEVIDNASDEALGGYGKQITVTVHADNSVSVEDDGRGIPFGLHPEEGVPVVEIVFTRLHAGGKFDKAAGGAYTFSGGLHGVGVSVTNALATRLEVTVWRDNKVAHLAFANGDVIEPLTTRSPERGEKKSGTRVRAWPNAKYFDSPNLPLGELQRLLRSKAVLLPGVEVVLVIEKTGERQTWKYEDGLRGYLLEGMGGSELLIPLFEGERFADNARTTEDTFAEGEGASWVVAWSEEGPLLRESYVNLIPTPAGGTHESGLRDGLFQAVKNFVEIHNLQPKGVKLLAEDVFARVSFVLSAKVLDPQFQGQIKERLNSRDAVKLVSSFSRPALELWLNQHVEYGRKLAELVIRQAQARTRAGQKVEKRKSSGVAVLPGKLTDCESTDITRNELFLVEGDSAGGSAKMGRDKEFQAILPLRGKVLNTWETERDRLFANNEVHDIAVAIGVDPHGPDDQIDLSNLRYGKICILSDADVDGAHIQVLLLTLFFKHFPQLIERGHVCVARPPLFRVDAPARGKKPAQKLYALDEGELEAILDKLRKDGVRETQWSISRFKGLGEMSAEQLWDTTMNPDTRRLLPVRLGDLGFDLTVSRMTMLMGKGEAASRRSWLEEKGNEVEADI; from the coding sequence GTGAGCGCGAAGGCGGCCGGCTACAGCGAAGCATCGATCAAGGTGCTGAAAGGCCTCGAGCCGGTCAAGCAGCGGCCCGGCATGTACACGCGCACCGAGAATCCGCTGCATATCGTGCAGGAAGTCATCGACAACGCGTCGGACGAAGCCCTCGGCGGCTACGGCAAGCAGATCACCGTGACGGTGCACGCGGACAACTCCGTCTCGGTTGAAGACGACGGCCGCGGCATTCCGTTCGGCCTGCATCCCGAGGAAGGCGTGCCGGTCGTCGAGATCGTGTTCACGCGGCTGCACGCGGGCGGCAAGTTCGACAAGGCCGCGGGCGGCGCGTACACGTTCTCGGGCGGCCTGCACGGCGTCGGAGTCTCGGTGACGAACGCGCTCGCCACGCGCCTCGAAGTCACCGTCTGGCGCGACAACAAGGTCGCGCATCTGGCGTTTGCCAATGGCGACGTCATCGAGCCGCTCACGACTCGCTCGCCGGAACGCGGCGAGAAGAAGAGCGGCACGCGCGTACGCGCCTGGCCGAACGCGAAGTATTTCGATTCCCCCAATCTGCCGCTTGGCGAACTGCAGCGCCTGCTGCGCTCGAAGGCCGTGCTGCTGCCGGGCGTCGAAGTGGTGCTTGTCATCGAAAAGACGGGCGAGCGTCAGACGTGGAAGTACGAAGACGGTCTGCGCGGTTATCTGCTGGAAGGCATGGGCGGCAGCGAACTGCTGATTCCGCTTTTCGAAGGCGAGCGTTTCGCGGACAACGCGCGCACGACGGAGGACACCTTCGCGGAAGGCGAGGGCGCGTCGTGGGTCGTCGCGTGGAGTGAGGAAGGGCCGCTGCTGCGCGAATCGTACGTGAACCTGATTCCGACGCCCGCTGGCGGCACGCATGAATCCGGCTTGCGCGACGGGCTCTTTCAGGCGGTCAAGAACTTCGTGGAGATTCACAACCTGCAGCCGAAGGGCGTGAAGCTGCTGGCGGAAGACGTGTTCGCGCGCGTGTCGTTCGTGTTGTCCGCGAAGGTGCTTGACCCGCAATTCCAGGGGCAAATCAAGGAGCGTCTCAATAGCCGCGACGCCGTGAAGCTCGTGTCGTCGTTCTCGCGGCCGGCGCTGGAGTTGTGGCTCAATCAGCACGTCGAATACGGCAGGAAGCTCGCCGAACTCGTGATTCGCCAGGCGCAGGCGCGCACGCGCGCCGGGCAGAAGGTCGAAAAGCGCAAGAGCTCGGGCGTGGCCGTGCTGCCGGGCAAGCTCACAGACTGCGAATCGACCGATATCACGCGCAACGAGCTCTTTCTCGTCGAGGGCGATTCGGCGGGCGGCTCCGCGAAAATGGGCCGTGACAAGGAGTTCCAGGCCATTCTGCCGTTGCGCGGCAAGGTGCTGAACACGTGGGAAACCGAACGCGACCGGCTCTTCGCGAACAACGAAGTGCATGACATCGCGGTGGCGATCGGCGTCGATCCGCACGGTCCCGACGATCAGATCGATCTCTCTAATCTGCGCTACGGCAAGATCTGCATTCTGTCGGACGCGGACGTGGACGGCGCGCACATTCAGGTGCTGCTGCTCACGCTCTTCTTCAAGCATTTCCCGCAGTTGATCGAACGCGGTCACGTGTGCGTCGCGCGTCCGCCGCTCTTTCGCGTCGATGCGCCCGCGCGCGGCAAGAAGCCCGCACAGAAGCTCTACGCGCTCGACGAAGGCGAACTCGAAGCGATTCTCGACAAGCTGCGCAAGGACGGCGTGCGCGAAACGCAATGGAGCATCAGCCGCTTCAAGGGTCTCGGCGAAATGAGCGCCGAACAGCTCTGGGACACGACGATGAACCCCGACACGCGGCGTCTCTTGCCGGTTCGTCTGGGCGATCTCGGCTTCGATCTCACCGTCTCGCGCATGACCATGCTGATGGGCAAGGGCGAAGCGGCGTCGCGCCGAAGCTGGCTCGAAGAGAAGGGCAACGAAGTGGAAGCGGACATCTGA
- a CDS encoding DUF4399 domain-containing protein gives MLTKTVLAGAITLAAAIAGPAHAQSRVYFVEPKDGATVTSPVHVKFGMEGMTLAPAGTMTEGTGHHHLLIDSGPLPKGTVIPASDTSLHYGKAQTEADVKLPPGDHTLTMQLGDGAHRSYGPEMAQTIKVHVK, from the coding sequence ATGCTGACCAAGACCGTTCTAGCCGGCGCGATCACGCTCGCGGCGGCCATCGCAGGCCCCGCGCACGCGCAGTCGCGCGTGTACTTCGTCGAACCGAAGGACGGGGCCACCGTCACGAGTCCGGTTCACGTGAAATTCGGCATGGAGGGCATGACGCTCGCGCCCGCCGGCACGATGACCGAAGGCACGGGGCATCACCATCTGCTGATCGACAGCGGCCCGTTGCCGAAGGGGACCGTGATCCCGGCGAGCGACACCTCGCTGCATTACGGCAAGGCGCAGACCGAAGCCGATGTGAAACTGCCGCCCGGCGACCACACGCTGACGATGCAGTTGGGCGACGGCGCGCATCGCTCGTACGGGCCGGAGATGGCGCAGACGATCAAGGTTCACGTCAAGTAG
- a CDS encoding PhzF family phenazine biosynthesis protein — protein sequence MSARTVRFSQVDVFTSVAFEGNPLAVIFDADDLSTERMQAIARWTNLSETAFLLRPTDPRADYRVRIFTTATELPFAGHPTLGTAHALRASGYVPKEPGTLVQECGVGLVTLRQRDDERWAFAAPPARIVPLDDAQRDRLAAALAPVEIDFSAPPCAVDNGAPWLIVRLRDAAQCLAMALLGGARQALTALVGEVGTHGLVVYGPHENGVPATFELRALLLGAENVEDPVTGSANAALAALLTAQGKRPGDAYTVRQGTALDRDGRVFVTYDDRADGSPVWIGGDSVTVIDGTIRF from the coding sequence ATGTCCGCCCGCACCGTGCGCTTCAGTCAGGTCGATGTTTTCACGTCCGTCGCGTTCGAAGGCAATCCGCTCGCGGTGATCTTCGACGCCGACGATCTTTCCACCGAGCGCATGCAGGCCATCGCGCGCTGGACGAATCTCTCGGAGACCGCGTTCCTCTTGCGGCCGACCGATCCGCGCGCCGACTATCGCGTGCGCATCTTCACCACGGCGACCGAGCTTCCGTTCGCCGGCCACCCGACGCTCGGCACGGCGCACGCGCTGCGGGCGAGCGGCTACGTGCCGAAAGAACCGGGGACGCTCGTGCAGGAATGCGGCGTGGGGCTCGTGACGCTGCGCCAGCGCGATGACGAACGCTGGGCATTCGCCGCGCCGCCCGCGCGCATCGTCCCGCTCGACGATGCGCAGCGCGACCGTCTCGCCGCCGCGCTCGCGCCTGTGGAGATCGATTTCAGCGCCCCGCCGTGCGCCGTGGACAACGGTGCGCCGTGGCTGATCGTACGTTTGCGCGATGCAGCGCAGTGCCTCGCGATGGCGCTTCTCGGCGGAGCGCGGCAGGCGCTGACGGCGCTCGTCGGCGAAGTCGGCACCCACGGACTGGTGGTGTACGGTCCGCACGAAAACGGCGTGCCGGCGACGTTCGAATTGCGCGCGCTGCTGCTCGGCGCGGAGAACGTCGAAGATCCGGTGACGGGCAGTGCGAACGCGGCGCTCGCCGCCTTGCTCACGGCCCAAGGCAAGCGCCCCGGCGACGCGTACACGGTGCGCCAGGGCACGGCGCTCGATCGCGACGGACGCGTGTTCGTCACCTACGACGACCGCGCCGACGGCTCACCGGTCTGGATCGGTGGCGACTCCGTGACAGTCATCGACGGCACAATCCGCTTTTGA
- the parC gene encoding DNA topoisomerase IV subunit A: MGITDDLFAEQQAAPDGEHLTLGDYAERAYLDYAVSVVKGRALPDVSDGQKPVQRRILYAMNEMGLASTAKPVKSARVVGDVLGKYHPHGDQSAYDALVRLAQDFSMRYPLIDGQGNFGSRDGDGAAAMRYTEARLTPIARLLLDEIDQGTVDFMPNYDGSFEEPKLLPARLPFLLLNGASGIAVGLATEVPSHNLREVAQAAVAMIRDPKLDHAGVMEKLNGPDFPGGGQIISSQAEISAAYETGRGSLKVRARWKIEDLARGQWQLVINELPPNTSGQKVLEEIEELTNPKIKLGKKTLTPDQLQTKQTLLALLDTVRDESGKDAPVRLVFEPKSSRIDQTEFVNTLLAHTSLESNAAINLVMIGADGRPRQKGIVEILHEWVGFRFVTVTRRTQHRLGKVNDRIHILEGRMIVFLNIDEVIRIIREAEEPKQALIARFKLSDRQAEDILEIRLRQLARLEAIKIEQELSDLRDEKKKLEELLNSDAAMKRLLIKEIEADAKQYGDDRRTLIQQEKRATFEVRVVDEPVTVVVSQKGWVRALKGHGLDPAGFTFKAGDSLYAVFQARTPDTLIAWGSNGRVYSVAVAALPGGRGDGVPVTSLIELESGTHLLHYFAASAEQPLLLASSNGFGFIAKLGDMVSRNKAGKSFMTIDEGAAPLAPMPVLPGALYVACLSNTGRLLVFGMDEMKTLSGGGRGVTLMTLDPNETLRQALAIDARGVVLTGAGRGGKIRDEKLSGAQLQAHLGKRARKGRTPDTSLKVSEMRPVFEG, from the coding sequence ATGGGAATCACTGACGATCTTTTCGCCGAACAGCAAGCGGCGCCCGACGGAGAACACCTGACGCTCGGCGATTACGCCGAACGCGCGTATCTCGACTACGCGGTAAGCGTGGTCAAGGGCCGCGCGCTGCCCGACGTATCGGACGGGCAAAAGCCCGTGCAGCGCCGAATTCTCTACGCGATGAACGAGATGGGTCTCGCGAGCACCGCGAAGCCCGTGAAGTCGGCGCGCGTCGTGGGCGACGTGCTCGGCAAGTATCACCCGCACGGCGACCAGTCCGCGTACGACGCGCTCGTTCGTCTCGCGCAGGACTTTTCGATGCGCTATCCGCTCATCGACGGTCAGGGCAATTTCGGCTCGCGCGACGGCGACGGCGCCGCGGCCATGCGGTACACCGAAGCGCGCCTCACGCCGATCGCGCGCTTGCTGCTCGATGAAATCGACCAGGGCACGGTCGACTTCATGCCGAACTACGACGGCTCGTTCGAAGAGCCGAAGCTCTTGCCCGCGCGGCTGCCGTTCTTGCTGCTGAACGGCGCATCGGGCATCGCGGTCGGACTCGCAACGGAAGTGCCGTCGCACAATCTGCGCGAAGTCGCGCAAGCCGCCGTCGCGATGATTCGCGATCCGAAGCTCGATCACGCGGGCGTGATGGAAAAGCTGAACGGGCCAGACTTTCCGGGCGGCGGACAGATTATCTCGTCGCAAGCGGAAATCTCGGCGGCGTACGAAACCGGGCGCGGCAGTCTGAAGGTGCGCGCGCGCTGGAAGATCGAAGACCTCGCGCGCGGCCAGTGGCAGCTCGTCATCAACGAATTGCCGCCGAACACGTCGGGCCAGAAGGTGCTCGAAGAGATCGAGGAGCTCACGAACCCGAAGATCAAGCTCGGCAAGAAGACGCTGACGCCGGATCAGTTGCAGACCAAGCAAACGCTGCTGGCGCTGCTCGACACCGTGCGCGACGAGTCCGGCAAGGACGCGCCCGTGCGCCTCGTGTTCGAGCCGAAGTCGAGCCGCATCGACCAGACGGAGTTCGTCAACACGCTGCTCGCGCATACGAGCCTCGAATCGAACGCCGCGATCAACCTCGTGATGATCGGCGCGGACGGCCGGCCGAGGCAGAAGGGCATCGTCGAAATCCTGCACGAGTGGGTCGGCTTCCGGTTCGTCACCGTCACGCGCCGCACGCAGCATCGCCTGGGCAAGGTGAACGACCGCATCCATATTCTCGAAGGGCGGATGATCGTCTTCCTGAATATCGACGAAGTCATTCGCATCATCCGCGAGGCGGAGGAGCCGAAGCAGGCGCTGATCGCGCGCTTCAAGCTTTCCGACCGTCAGGCCGAGGACATTCTCGAGATTCGTCTCCGGCAACTCGCGCGGCTCGAAGCGATCAAGATCGAGCAGGAACTCTCCGACTTGCGCGACGAGAAGAAAAAGCTCGAAGAACTGCTGAACAGCGACGCCGCGATGAAGCGCCTGCTCATCAAGGAAATCGAAGCGGACGCGAAGCAGTATGGCGACGACCGCCGCACGCTGATTCAGCAGGAAAAGCGCGCGACGTTCGAAGTGCGCGTCGTCGACGAGCCGGTGACGGTCGTCGTCTCGCAGAAGGGCTGGGTGCGCGCGCTGAAGGGCCACGGGCTCGATCCGGCCGGCTTCACGTTCAAGGCCGGCGACTCGCTGTACGCCGTGTTCCAGGCGCGCACGCCGGACACGCTCATCGCGTGGGGCAGCAACGGCCGCGTGTACTCGGTGGCGGTGGCCGCGCTGCCGGGCGGGCGCGGCGACGGCGTGCCGGTCACGTCGCTGATCGAACTGGAATCGGGCACGCATCTGCTGCATTACTTCGCGGCGTCGGCGGAGCAGCCGTTGCTGCTCGCGTCGAGCAACGGCTTCGGCTTCATCGCGAAGCTGGGCGACATGGTGAGCCGCAACAAGGCGGGCAAGTCGTTCATGACCATCGACGAAGGCGCGGCGCCGCTCGCGCCGATGCCGGTGTTGCCGGGGGCGCTCTACGTCGCGTGTCTGTCGAATACGGGCCGCCTGCTCGTCTTCGGCATGGACGAGATGAAGACGCTCTCGGGCGGCGGACGCGGCGTCACGCTGATGACGCTCGATCCCAACGAAACGCTGCGTCAGGCGCTCGCCATCGACGCGCGCGGCGTCGTGCTGACCGGCGCGGGACGCGGCGGCAAGATTCGCGACGAGAAGCTCTCGGGCGCGCAACTGCAAGCGCATCTCGGCAAGCGGGCAAGGAAAGGCCGCACGCCGGATACCTCGCTGAAGGTCAGCGAAATGCGGCCGGTGTTCGAAGGCTGA
- a CDS encoding RidA family protein, which produces MASNVYDKLKELGIDLPSAGAPAAAYVMSAQSGNTVYLSGHIAKKDGKPYVGKLGDTLTTEEGKAAARNVAIDLIATLHAHTGDLTRVKRIVKVMSLVNSTFDFTEQHIVTNGASELIADVFGDAGKHARSAFGVAQIPLGACVEIELIAEVG; this is translated from the coding sequence ATGGCATCCAACGTGTACGACAAGCTGAAGGAACTCGGCATCGACCTGCCCAGCGCGGGCGCGCCGGCCGCCGCCTACGTGATGAGCGCGCAAAGCGGCAACACCGTGTATCTGTCGGGCCATATCGCGAAGAAGGACGGCAAGCCCTACGTCGGCAAGCTCGGCGACACGCTCACGACAGAAGAAGGCAAGGCCGCCGCGCGCAATGTCGCCATCGACCTCATCGCGACGCTGCACGCGCACACGGGCGATCTGACCCGCGTGAAGCGCATCGTCAAGGTGATGAGCCTCGTGAACTCGACCTTCGATTTCACCGAACAGCACATCGTGACCAACGGCGCGTCGGAACTCATCGCGGACGTCTTCGGCGATGCGGGCAAGCACGCGCGCTCGGCCTTCGGCGTCGCGCAGATTCCGCTCGGCGCGTGCGTCGAAATCGAGCTGATCGCCGAAGTCGGCTGA
- a CDS encoding ATP-binding cassette domain-containing protein: MSLYSISDAQLAFGHVALLDHADFSLEAGERVGLIGRNGAGKSSLLKIVAGLAAPDDGLVTRQSELTTVYVPQEPEFDLDASVFDVVASGLVEARTLLDEYDSVAHRLADTPEGAEHDALLARMNTLQSALDMRDAWNWRTRVATTLAQIGLDGDARAGSLSGGMRKRVALARALVVQPDVLLLDEPTNHLDFEGIRWLEELLVTLRTGLLFITHDRAFLDRVATRIVELDRGRLLSYPGNFSAYQIRKAQQLEIEQVEQAKFDKLLAQEEVWIRKGVEARRTRSVGRIARLVEMRKERAERRNVQGNVRLDVGQGEKSGKIVAELTDVTKRYGARTIVDSFTATVMRGDKIGLVGPNGAGKTTLLKLILGELQPDEGRVRTGTNIQTAYFDQMRAQLDLDKSLADTISPGSEWVEVNGVKKHVMSYLGDFLFAPERARSPVRSLSGGERNRLLLARLFARPANVLVLDEPTNDLDIPTLELLEELLADYDGTVLLVSHDRAFLDNVVTSVFAAEGGGKWREYVGGFSDWQVQRERSDRIAEEAARQSAKEAPREEAPKESTAGRNAQRTVKLSFKEQRELEALPARIAELEEEQKRIGAQLEDGSIFATDAKEGARLSERHAAIEEELLVALERWEELEAKRG; encoded by the coding sequence ATGTCGCTTTATTCCATTTCGGACGCACAACTCGCGTTCGGCCACGTCGCGTTGCTGGATCACGCCGACTTCTCGCTCGAAGCGGGCGAACGCGTCGGGCTGATCGGGCGCAACGGCGCGGGCAAGTCGTCGCTGCTCAAGATCGTCGCGGGACTCGCCGCGCCTGACGACGGCCTCGTGACGCGTCAGAGCGAACTCACGACCGTCTATGTGCCGCAGGAGCCGGAATTCGATCTGGACGCCTCCGTGTTCGATGTCGTCGCCTCCGGCCTCGTCGAAGCGCGCACGCTGCTCGACGAATACGATAGCGTCGCGCACCGGCTCGCGGACACGCCCGAAGGCGCGGAGCACGACGCGTTGCTCGCGCGCATGAACACGCTGCAATCGGCGCTGGATATGCGCGATGCCTGGAATTGGCGCACGCGCGTCGCGACGACGCTCGCGCAGATAGGGCTCGACGGCGACGCCCGCGCGGGCTCGCTTTCCGGCGGCATGCGAAAGCGCGTCGCGCTGGCGCGGGCGCTCGTGGTGCAGCCGGACGTGCTGCTGCTCGACGAGCCGACCAATCACCTCGACTTCGAAGGCATTCGCTGGCTCGAAGAACTGCTCGTCACGCTGCGCACGGGACTGCTTTTCATCACCCACGACCGCGCGTTTCTGGATCGCGTGGCCACGCGCATCGTGGAACTGGATCGCGGGCGCTTGCTGTCGTATCCGGGCAACTTCAGCGCGTATCAGATCCGAAAGGCGCAGCAGCTCGAAATCGAGCAAGTGGAACAGGCCAAGTTCGACAAGCTGCTCGCGCAGGAAGAAGTGTGGATTCGCAAGGGCGTCGAGGCGCGGCGAACGCGCAGCGTCGGGCGCATTGCGCGGCTCGTCGAAATGCGCAAGGAGCGCGCCGAGCGCCGCAACGTGCAGGGCAACGTGAGGCTCGATGTCGGGCAGGGCGAAAAGTCCGGCAAGATCGTCGCGGAACTGACGGACGTGACGAAGCGTTACGGCGCGCGCACCATCGTGGACAGCTTCACGGCCACCGTCATGCGCGGCGACAAGATCGGTCTCGTCGGGCCGAACGGCGCGGGCAAGACCACGCTGCTCAAGCTGATTCTCGGCGAACTGCAGCCCGACGAAGGCCGTGTGCGCACCGGCACCAACATCCAGACCGCGTATTTCGATCAGATGCGCGCGCAGCTCGACCTCGACAAATCGCTCGCGGACACCATCAGTCCCGGCAGCGAATGGGTCGAAGTGAACGGCGTGAAGAAGCACGTGATGAGCTATCTCGGCGACTTCCTGTTCGCGCCGGAGCGCGCGCGCTCGCCCGTGCGGTCGCTCTCGGGCGGTGAGCGCAATCGCCTGCTGCTGGCGCGCCTCTTCGCGCGTCCGGCGAACGTGCTGGTGCTCGACGAGCCGACCAACGACCTCGACATTCCCACGCTGGAACTGCTCGAAGAACTGCTCGCGGACTACGACGGCACCGTGCTGCTCGTGAGCCACGACCGCGCGTTTCTCGACAACGTCGTGACCTCTGTCTTCGCGGCGGAAGGCGGCGGCAAGTGGCGCGAGTATGTCGGCGGCTTCTCGGACTGGCAGGTTCAGCGCGAACGTTCGGACCGCATCGCGGAGGAAGCGGCGCGCCAGAGCGCGAAGGAAGCGCCGCGCGAAGAAGCGCCCAAGGAAAGCACGGCGGGCCGCAACGCGCAGCGCACCGTCAAGCTCTCGTTCAAGGAGCAGCGCGAACTGGAGGCGCTGCCCGCGCGCATCGCGGAGCTGGAAGAGGAGCAGAAGCGCATCGGCGCGCAGCTCGAAGACGGCTCAATCTTCGCCACCGACGCAAAAGAAGGCGCACGCCTGTCCGAGCGTCACGCGGCCATCGAAGAGGAATTGCTCGTCGCGCTGGAACGCTGGGAAGAGCTCGAAGCGAAGCGCGGGTAG
- a CDS encoding EAL domain-containing protein, with protein MKRARSHAAGDSRLNAPSARRRRALLAIPVLGSLLLVLLWAVIYARLSVEHEATTHESMASAAILSSALEQHTIKAIHQVDQITRFVKYEYEKAPEHFNLIATVEKGVVQSDTLVQVSLIDADGILIANTSDPRPKPIDLSDREHFKVHLRSNDDLLYISRPVRGRVSNLWTLQITRRLNHPDGSFAGVVVVSEDPAYFTSDFNNVASIGREGVIAVVSDNGSVLARSTGIALAENPAGNAGPALGAPKPSVPARPAFSASGVYPTSEHASGIYVDPIDRVKRIVSYRHIDGYPLGVLVGLSEREEFTDYDHTRNVYQLMAGFISFAMLGFFAVATGLIGKLLGREREMTHLVEYDLLTGLRNRYSTLRALRADVAQTDNIGRLALLFIDLDNFKTVNDTLGHNAGDIVLQMTASRLAETVGHSGTLARIGGDEFVVIVKGEDVEKRAVTLANDIVTMFATPFDVRGSAFVLHASIGIALYSVSNESEIDLLKKADLAMYSAKDAGKNCYQFYSPQLSHRADHLMKWEQQLRIALTERQLFLVYQPKIDLARRCITGFEALVRWNHPQHGLIPANEFIPVAESTGLIVAVGDFVIHTACAQLAQWQRDGYTGLSLAVNISAVQFWRGDLLETVARAIESSGIPPAKLELEITETVMVEYPELVQEKIVALKRLGVRIALDDFGTGYSSLSYLNRFSVDTLKVDRSFIQAIPEDRSVCVMVSAIINLARSLGLTVVVEGTEREEQIAWLAALGPVEAQGFLFSRPVPADGVQALLDRFGVCGWAVTRGAPGVGALGHEPSNTALSDERGS; from the coding sequence ATGAAGCGTGCGCGCTCCCACGCGGCGGGCGATTCGCGCCTTAACGCGCCGTCAGCGCGGCGTCGGCGCGCGCTGCTGGCGATTCCGGTGCTGGGCAGCCTGCTGCTCGTGCTGCTGTGGGCGGTGATTTACGCGCGGCTTTCGGTGGAACACGAAGCGACCACCCATGAATCGATGGCCTCTGCCGCGATTCTCTCTTCCGCGCTGGAACAGCACACGATCAAGGCGATTCATCAGGTCGATCAGATCACGCGCTTCGTCAAATACGAGTACGAGAAAGCGCCCGAGCATTTCAATCTGATCGCGACGGTCGAAAAAGGCGTGGTGCAGAGCGACACGCTCGTTCAGGTTTCGCTGATCGACGCAGACGGCATCCTGATCGCCAATACGTCGGACCCGCGTCCGAAGCCGATCGACCTGTCGGACCGCGAGCACTTCAAAGTGCACCTGCGTTCCAACGACGATCTGCTCTATATCAGCCGCCCGGTGCGCGGACGCGTCTCGAACCTGTGGACGTTGCAGATCACGCGACGGCTCAATCATCCGGACGGCTCGTTCGCGGGCGTGGTGGTCGTCTCGGAAGACCCGGCCTACTTCACGAGCGACTTCAATAACGTCGCGTCCATCGGGCGCGAAGGCGTCATCGCCGTGGTGTCGGACAACGGCTCGGTGCTTGCGCGCAGCACGGGCATCGCGCTCGCGGAGAACCCGGCCGGCAACGCGGGGCCGGCGCTCGGCGCACCCAAACCGTCCGTGCCCGCGCGTCCAGCCTTCAGCGCGAGCGGCGTCTATCCGACGTCCGAGCACGCGTCGGGCATCTATGTCGACCCCATCGACCGCGTGAAGCGCATCGTCTCGTACCGCCATATCGACGGTTATCCGCTCGGCGTGCTCGTCGGTCTCTCGGAGCGCGAGGAGTTCACCGACTACGACCACACGCGCAACGTCTATCAGCTGATGGCGGGCTTCATTTCGTTCGCGATGCTCGGCTTCTTCGCGGTCGCAACGGGGCTGATCGGCAAGCTGCTCGGACGCGAGCGCGAGATGACGCATCTGGTCGAATACGACCTGCTCACCGGCTTGCGTAACCGCTATTCGACGCTGCGCGCACTGCGGGCCGACGTCGCGCAGACGGACAACATCGGGCGGCTCGCGCTCCTCTTCATCGATCTCGACAACTTCAAGACGGTGAACGACACGCTCGGCCACAACGCGGGCGATATCGTGCTGCAAATGACTGCGTCGCGGCTCGCGGAAACGGTGGGCCATAGCGGGACGCTCGCGCGCATCGGCGGCGACGAGTTCGTCGTGATCGTCAAGGGCGAGGACGTGGAGAAGCGCGCGGTCACGCTCGCCAACGACATCGTGACCATGTTCGCCACGCCCTTCGACGTGCGCGGCAGCGCGTTCGTGCTGCACGCGAGCATCGGCATTGCGCTGTATTCGGTGTCGAACGAAAGCGAAATCGACTTGCTGAAGAAGGCCGATCTCGCGATGTACAGCGCCAAGGACGCAGGCAAGAACTGCTACCAGTTCTATTCGCCGCAGTTGTCGCACCGCGCGGACCATCTGATGAAGTGGGAGCAGCAGCTACGCATCGCGCTGACCGAGCGGCAGCTCTTTCTCGTGTACCAGCCGAAGATCGATCTGGCGCGCCGCTGCATCACCGGGTTCGAGGCGCTCGTGCGATGGAATCATCCGCAGCATGGGCTCATTCCCGCCAACGAGTTCATTCCGGTGGCGGAATCGACGGGCCTGATCGTCGCGGTCGGCGACTTCGTGATTCATACCGCCTGCGCGCAGCTCGCGCAGTGGCAGCGCGACGGCTACACGGGTCTGTCGCTCGCGGTCAATATCTCGGCCGTGCAGTTCTGGCGCGGCGACTTGCTGGAGACCGTCGCGCGCGCGATCGAATCGTCCGGTATTCCGCCCGCCAAGCTCGAACTCGAAATCACCGAGACCGTGATGGTCGAATATCCGGAACTCGTGCAGGAGAAAATCGTGGCGCTCAAGCGCCTGGGCGTGCGCATCGCGCTCGATGACTTCGGCACCGGCTATTCGTCGCTTTCGTATCTGAACCGCTTTTCGGTGGATACGCTCAAGGTGGACCGCTCGTTCATTCAGGCGATTCCCGAAGACCGCAGCGTCTGCGTGATGGTCTCCGCGATCATCAACCTCGCGCGCTCGCTCGGGCTGACCGTGGTGGTCGAAGGCACGGAGCGCGAGGAACAGATCGCCTGGCTCGCGGCGCTCGGTCCGGTGGAAGCGCAAGGCTTCCTGTTCTCGCGGCCCGTTCCCGCCGATGGCGTGCAGGCTCTTCTGGACCGCTTCGGCGTATGCGGCTGGGCGGTAACACGCGGCGCGCCCGGGGTCGGCGCGCTGGGTCACGAGCCGTCGAACACCGCGCTGAGCGACGAACGCGGCAGTTGA
- a CDS encoding CopD family protein produces MTKAIEAALFLHLLGVAVWIGGMVFAHFCLRPALGDLAPQLRLPLWEAVFARFFNWVAGAVLVILLTGGFLLTQYGGAHAAWPLHAMAGLGIVMMLIFGHIRFAVFPRIRRAVQAQNWPDGARAVGTVRRLVVVNLVLGIVTIGTAVLSRGI; encoded by the coding sequence ATGACGAAAGCCATCGAAGCCGCGCTCTTCCTTCACTTGCTCGGCGTGGCCGTGTGGATAGGCGGAATGGTGTTCGCGCATTTCTGCCTGCGCCCCGCGCTCGGCGACCTCGCGCCGCAATTGCGCCTGCCGCTGTGGGAAGCCGTGTTCGCGCGCTTCTTCAACTGGGTCGCGGGCGCCGTGCTCGTGATTCTGCTGACGGGCGGCTTCCTGCTCACGCAATACGGCGGCGCGCACGCCGCTTGGCCGCTTCACGCAATGGCCGGCTTGGGCATCGTGATGATGCTGATCTTCGGGCATATTCGCTTTGCCGTGTTCCCGCGCATCCGCCGTGCGGTGCAGGCGCAGAACTGGCCGGATGGCGCGCGGGCGGTCGGCACGGTCCGAAGGCTCGTCGTCGTCAATCTCGTGCTGGGCATCGTGACGATCGGCACCGCCGTGCTGTCGCGCGGCATCTGA